A DNA window from Brenneria izadpanahii contains the following coding sequences:
- a CDS encoding glycoside hydrolase family 1 protein, translating to MKAFPAGFLWGGSMAANQVEGAWNEDGKGVSTSDLQLQGIHGPVTERAEGVSCIKDVAIDFYHRYPQDIKLFAEMGFKVLRTSIAWTRIYPEGDEAQPNEAGLAFYDRLFDEMAKYQIQPLITLSHYEMPYGLVTKLGGWGNRETINHFEKYARTVFTRYKDKVKYWLTFNEINMAIHSPFTGVGLSGEPSQQDIYQAIHHQLVASARAVKACHDIIPDAKIGNMLLGAVRYPMTCHPKDVLEAQKKNREWLFFGDVQARGAYPVWMKRYFKENNIALDITEQDKNDLRHTVDFVSFSYYMSGCATFEPEKYQSSRGNIVRLIPNPHLKASEWGWQIDPEGLRFLLNELYDRYQKPLFIVENGLGARDEIDADGSINDSYRIDYLRQHLIQAREAIADGVELLGYTSWGPIDLVSAGTAQMSKRYGFIYVDRDDAGQGTLARRRKNSFYWYKDVIESNGESL from the coding sequence ATGAAGGCATTCCCCGCAGGTTTTTTATGGGGCGGTTCTATGGCGGCTAATCAGGTTGAAGGCGCATGGAATGAAGATGGTAAAGGGGTGTCTACCTCTGACCTCCAGTTACAGGGAATACACGGCCCGGTAACAGAACGCGCTGAAGGCGTGAGCTGCATCAAAGACGTGGCCATCGATTTTTATCATCGCTATCCGCAGGACATCAAGCTGTTCGCCGAAATGGGCTTTAAGGTATTGCGGACCTCCATCGCCTGGACGCGTATTTACCCGGAAGGGGATGAAGCGCAGCCCAATGAAGCTGGATTGGCATTCTATGACCGTTTGTTTGATGAGATGGCGAAATACCAGATTCAGCCATTAATTACCCTATCCCATTATGAAATGCCTTATGGCCTGGTTACGAAACTGGGAGGATGGGGCAATCGTGAAACCATTAACCATTTTGAAAAATATGCCCGAACCGTCTTCACCCGCTATAAGGATAAGGTGAAGTATTGGCTAACCTTTAATGAAATCAACATGGCGATACACTCCCCCTTCACCGGCGTTGGGCTGAGCGGCGAGCCATCACAACAGGATATTTATCAGGCTATCCATCATCAGTTGGTGGCCAGCGCCCGCGCGGTGAAGGCCTGCCACGACATCATCCCCGACGCGAAAATTGGCAATATGCTGCTGGGCGCCGTGCGCTATCCAATGACCTGCCATCCGAAAGATGTGCTGGAAGCGCAGAAGAAAAACCGGGAATGGCTGTTTTTTGGCGATGTTCAGGCACGCGGCGCTTATCCGGTCTGGATGAAGCGTTACTTTAAGGAAAATAATATCGCATTGGATATTACCGAGCAGGACAAAAACGATTTACGCCACACGGTGGACTTCGTGTCATTCAGCTATTACATGAGCGGCTGCGCTACCTTTGAGCCAGAGAAATATCAGTCCTCGCGCGGCAATATCGTACGCTTAATCCCCAATCCGCATCTCAAAGCATCGGAATGGGGCTGGCAGATCGACCCCGAAGGATTACGCTTTTTGCTCAACGAGCTCTACGACCGGTATCAGAAACCGCTGTTTATCGTCGAAAACGGGCTGGGCGCGCGGGATGAGATCGACGCCGACGGCAGCATTAACGACAGCTACCGTATCGACTATTTGCGCCAGCATCTGATTCAGGCGCGTGAAGCCATAGCCGACGGGGTGGAACTGCTGGGATATACCAGTTGGGGACCGATCGATCTGGTAAGCGCAGGCACGGCGCAGATGTCAAAACGCTATGGTTTTATCTATGTCGATCGCGACGACGCAGGGCAGGGAACGCTGGCGCGCCGGCGTAAAAACAGTTTCTACTGGTACAAAGACGTGATTGAAAGCAACGGCGAATCGCTCTAA
- a CDS encoding DUF1593 domain-containing protein — protein sequence MFLSAKYIKSISLSACLLAAYGPALSIAQTAAVTEKGAAPVTADVEKTRILILSDIGNEPDDSQSLVRFLVYSNEFDVEGIVATTSTWLRDKVNTPMILERIDAYQRVLPNLQKHAQGYPSAQALRNVVRSGRAGFGMAHVGDGKSTEASELIIQAADKQDARPLWITLWGGGVDLAQALYDVKARRTPAEVDAFISKIRVYAISDQDNTGAWIRGNFPQLRYITSIHAWNEYFLSTWIGMSSARAVGGDMSKVNNDWLQENIRRKGPLGAVYPAVEYSMEGDSPSFLYLLRNGLGDPEHPEYGGWGGRYGAIAPDDAGGLRVSTSDEVIGVDGKKYRTAPATIWRWRDAFQNDFAARMDWTLTGEVKKANHNPNLVLNGKPGAQIVSWQVKSGELVKLSAQGSGDIDGDRVTYHWWQYKEPTATALGLHFGPGIELSHSEGGETRFTAPDVKVATPFHIILEGRDNGSPALTSYRRAIVTVLPAAQ from the coding sequence ATGTTTTTATCAGCCAAATATATTAAATCAATTTCATTGAGCGCCTGTCTGCTGGCGGCGTATGGCCCCGCATTATCTATTGCGCAAACCGCCGCCGTAACGGAGAAGGGCGCTGCGCCGGTTACGGCGGACGTAGAAAAAACGCGTATATTGATTCTGAGCGATATTGGTAACGAGCCGGATGACTCCCAATCCCTGGTACGGTTTTTGGTGTACAGCAATGAATTTGATGTAGAAGGCATTGTGGCGACAACCTCAACCTGGCTACGCGATAAGGTCAATACGCCGATGATCCTTGAACGGATTGACGCCTACCAGCGTGTGTTGCCCAATCTGCAAAAACACGCGCAAGGATATCCTTCCGCTCAGGCGTTACGGAATGTTGTTCGCAGCGGGCGAGCGGGATTCGGCATGGCGCATGTCGGCGATGGCAAATCGACAGAGGCATCGGAACTGATCATTCAGGCCGCCGATAAACAGGACGCTCGCCCTTTGTGGATTACCCTATGGGGCGGCGGAGTCGATCTGGCGCAGGCGCTGTATGATGTGAAAGCCCGCCGGACGCCGGCAGAGGTTGATGCTTTCATTAGTAAAATTCGTGTTTATGCCATTTCCGATCAGGATAATACCGGCGCCTGGATCCGAGGAAATTTTCCGCAGCTGCGTTACATCACCAGTATTCACGCCTGGAATGAGTATTTCTTGTCTACCTGGATCGGTATGTCTTCAGCGCGCGCGGTTGGCGGCGATATGAGCAAGGTGAATAACGATTGGCTGCAGGAGAACATCCGGCGGAAAGGGCCTTTGGGCGCGGTCTATCCGGCGGTGGAGTATTCGATGGAGGGCGATTCGCCATCATTCCTCTATTTGCTGCGTAACGGGCTTGGCGACCCGGAGCATCCGGAATATGGCGGTTGGGGAGGGCGCTATGGCGCTATCGCGCCGGATGACGCAGGCGGACTGCGCGTCAGTACATCGGATGAGGTTATCGGCGTCGACGGGAAAAAATACCGCACGGCGCCAGCGACGATTTGGCGGTGGCGCGATGCTTTCCAGAACGACTTCGCCGCCCGAATGGACTGGACGCTGACCGGAGAGGTGAAGAAGGCGAACCATAATCCGAATCTGGTGCTCAATGGCAAGCCGGGCGCGCAGATTGTGTCCTGGCAGGTGAAATCCGGCGAGCTGGTGAAACTATCGGCTCAGGGTTCCGGCGATATTGACGGCGATCGGGTGACGTATCATTGGTGGCAATATAAAGAACCGACGGCAACGGCGCTGGGCCTTCATTTTGGGCCGGGGATTGAGCTGTCTCATAGCGAAGGCGGGGAAACCCGTTTTACCGCGCCGGACGTCAAAGTCGCTACGCCGTTTCACATTATTCTGGAAGGCCGGGACAATGGCTCTCCGGCATTAACGTCTTACCGGCGGGCGATTGTTACGGTGTTGCCTGCGGCGCAGTGA